The following is a genomic window from Leptotrichia hongkongensis.
CTTTAGTTTTTGGTTCAACTGCGATTTGGATAACTGTATCAGGGAATTCCATTTTTTCTAGGATAATTGGAGCATTTTCAGCACACAATGTATCTCCTGTTGTAGTATCTTTTAGTCCAACTGCCGCAGCTATATCTCCAGAGTAAACTACATCAAGTTCTTCTCTTTTGTTAGCGTGCATTTGAAGCAATCTTCCCATTCTTTCTTTTTTACCTTTTGTTGAGTTTAATACATAAGATCCTTTTTCTAGTACTCCTGAATAAACTCTAAAGAATGATAATCTTCCAACAAATGGATCTGTAATGATTTTAGACACCAATGCTGAGAATGGAGCATCGTCTCCCATTTCTCTTTCAATAGGTTCTTCAGTTTTAGGATCAGTTCCTTTAATTTTTCCACCGTTAATATCTAGTGGTGATGGCATGTAGGCAACTACTGCATCAAGTAACGGTTGAATTCCTTTATTTTTGAATGCTGTTCCACACAATACAGGTACAACAGTTCCTTCAATTGTAGCAACTCTTAATGCTTTTTTGATTTCTTCTTCAGAGATTTCTTCTCCTCCAAAATATTTTTCCATCAATTCATCATCAGTTTCAACTACAGATTCAATCATATGTTCTCTTGCTGTTTGAGCATCATCTAACAACTCTGCCCTAACATCAACAACTTCATAATCTGCTCCCATAGTTTCATCTTTAAATAGGTATTCTTTCATTGTTACCAAGTCGATAATTCCTTCAAAATTATCTTCTGCACCAATTGGCAATTGGATTGGTACACCATTTCCACCTAATTTTTCTTTGATGTCGTTTACACACATGTTAAAGTCTGCTCCGACTCTATCCATTTTGTTAAAAAAAGCCATTCTTGGTACGTTATATTTGTCAGCTTGTCTCCAAACTGTTTCTGATTGAGGTTGCACTCCGTCAACTGCTGAGAACACCGCAACTGCTCCATCCAATACTCTTAATGATCTTTCTACCTCAACTGTAAAGTCAACGTGGCCTGGTGTATCTATTATGTTTATTCTGTGTCCATTCCAGAATGCTGTTGTTGCAGCTGATGTAATTGTGATTCCTCTTTCTTGTTCTTGTTCCATATAGTCCATCGTAGCAGCTCCTTCATGAACTTCTCCGATTTTATGGTTTACACCTGTATAAAACAAAATTCTTTCAGTAGTAGTTGTTTTTCCGGCGTCTATATGTGCCATGATACCAATGTTTCTAGTATCTTTCAAAGCAACTTTTCTTGCCATTTAAATTTTCCTCCTTATTTTTATAAGCTACTTCTTATTTAAGAAGTATATTTGAAATTTGAAACAATATTTTTATAAATCCAGTTCTGAAAAAACGAATTTTGTAAAAATATAACTTTTTTTGAATACTTAATAAATTTCTTCAAACAAATAAGATTACCATTTGTAATGTGCGAACGCTCTGTTTGCTTCAGCCATTTTATATGTATCTTCTTTTTTCTTAATTGATCCACCTTCATTGTTGGCAGCTGCAATTAATTCTTTTTTAAGTTTAGCAACCATTCCGTATTCTTTTCTTTCTCTTGTATATCTAACTAACCATCTAATTGCTAATGTTTGCTGTCTTTCTTTTCTTACTTCAACTGGTACTTGGTAAGTTGCCCCTCCGATTCTTCTAGATCTTACTTCTAATTGAGGTCTTACATTTTCCATTGCTCTTCTGAATACTTCAATTCCTTCTTCTTGAGTTTCTTCAGTTATTTGTTGCAATGCTGTATAAAAAATATTTTCAGCTAATGATTTTTTCCCATCTTTCATTAATCCATTAATGAATTTAGTTACTACTTTATCGTTAAATTGAGAATCTGGTAATACATCTCTTCTTTCCGCTCTTCTTCTTCTTGACACTTAATTGTCCTCCTTACTTTTTTAAAATTTAATTACCCTTTTTTAGCTCCGTATCTTGATCTACCTTGTTTTCTGTTTACAACTCCTGCTGTATCCAATGCTCCTCTGATTATTTTATATCTAACCCCCGGCAAATCTTTTGTTCTTCCTCCTCTTAAAAGAACGATACTATGTTCTTGTAAGTTGTGTCCGATTC
Proteins encoded in this region:
- the fusA gene encoding elongation factor G; its protein translation is MARKVALKDTRNIGIMAHIDAGKTTTTERILFYTGVNHKIGEVHEGAATMDYMEQEQERGITITSAATTAFWNGHRINIIDTPGHVDFTVEVERSLRVLDGAVAVFSAVDGVQPQSETVWRQADKYNVPRMAFFNKMDRVGADFNMCVNDIKEKLGGNGVPIQLPIGAEDNFEGIIDLVTMKEYLFKDETMGADYEVVDVRAELLDDAQTAREHMIESVVETDDELMEKYFGGEEISEEEIKKALRVATIEGTVVPVLCGTAFKNKGIQPLLDAVVAYMPSPLDINGGKIKGTDPKTEEPIEREMGDDAPFSALVSKIITDPFVGRLSFFRVYSGVLEKGSYVLNSTKGKKERMGRLLQMHANKREELDVVYSGDIAAAVGLKDTTTGDTLCAENAPIILEKMEFPDTVIQIAVEPKTKADQEKMGTALSKLAEEDPTFKVSTNQETGQTLIAGMGELHLEIIVDRMKREFKVEANVGKPQVAYRETINGLADIEEKYAKQSGGRGQYGHVKMKVEANHGKGYEFINEITGGAIPREYIPAVDKGIQEALEAGVVAGYPVQDIKVTLYDGSYHEVDSSEMAFKIAGSMAVKKGLRAANPVLLEPIFKVEVTTPEEYMGDVIGDLNSRRGQVSGMTDRNNAKIISAEVPLSQMFGYATDLRSKTQGRASYSMEFEKYVEVPKNIAQQVIDERQGK
- the rpsG gene encoding 30S ribosomal protein S7; protein product: MSRRRRAERRDVLPDSQFNDKVVTKFINGLMKDGKKSLAENIFYTALQQITEETQEEGIEVFRRAMENVRPQLEVRSRRIGGATYQVPVEVRKERQQTLAIRWLVRYTRERKEYGMVAKLKKELIAAANNEGGSIKKKEDTYKMAEANRAFAHYKW